The following coding sequences lie in one Arachis hypogaea cultivar Tifrunner chromosome 4, arahy.Tifrunner.gnm2.J5K5, whole genome shotgun sequence genomic window:
- the LOC112796550 gene encoding uncharacterized protein, with the protein MAKVVANSTAAAASSQVEMVDIIASSQSSLQSHVVQIVSNDECSSSELIQDNGIYFEKCVPLLKVALKGDWNAAKHMIEQDDRLLRAAIVKRSGKTLLQVAAGSNHVHFVQELLKKLDPHDLELKDKNKNNAFCSAAASGNMKIADMMIKKNGELPKKRGGVGMTPLYLAALQGKNGMTRHLFPMTSGILDEEDKRFIFFLLLQNGLYDLALQMLEENKGLASAQNDENETGLHILARKPADFTHQGPWNLRNLVMGSSVTPLIKLVRKLWNILVMNHTETKVWELISLPTQITFDATKLGNFKFVAELMRADPDLMWEVDAENRSIIHIAVLHRNSSIFNLIHEIGATKDLIVTFEDHEKNNMLHHAAKLAPSAQLKRISGPALQMTHELLWFQEVEKIMLPSYKDLKNCDGKTPHALFTEEHKDLLTEAASWTKNTAKNCMLVSTLIATGVFAATFNLPGGRNSTTGTPTYLTQPLFLTFAISDAIALISSSASILMFLSILDSSYAEDNYFRSLPFKLLFGLIAQFVSITSMMIAFGVSFFITYYHGSNWVPIFISVLAFLPIPFFTLILFPLSTDIIHSSYFCLTLFRPRKPLLC; encoded by the exons ATGGCAAAGGTAGTTGCTAActcaacagcagcagcagcatcgTCACAAGTAGAGATGGTTgatattattgcttcttctcAATCATCACTCCAATCACATGTAGTGCAgattgtttcaaatgatgaatgCTCTTCCTCTGAACTAATACAAGATAATg GGATATACTTCGAAAAATGCGTACCCCTTTTAAAGGTAGCATTAAAAGGAGATTGGAATGCAGCTAAGCACATGATAGAGCAAGATGATAGACTGCTAAGAGCAGCCATAGTAAagaggagtgggaaaacactaCTTCAAGTTGCAGCAGGATCAAACCATGTTCACTTTGTCCAAGAGCTTCTAAAAAAACTTGATCCACATGATCTCGAACTGAAAGATAAGAACAAGAACAATGCCTTTTGCTCCGCGGCCGCATCCGGGAACATGAAGATCGCTGATATGATGATCAAGAAAAATGGTGAGCTACCAAAGAAAAGGGGTGGTGTAGGGATGACTCCTCTTTACTTGGCTGCATTACAGGGGAAAAATGGTATGACAAGGCATCTGTTTCCCATGACTAGTGGCATATTAGATGAAGAAGACAAGAGGTttatcttcttccttcttctccagaATGGTTTGTATG ATTTGGCTTTACAAATGTTGGAAGAAAATAAAGGGCTAGCATCAGCTCAGAATGATGAGAATGAGACGGGTTTGCATATCTTGGCTCGAAAGCCTGCTGATTTTACCCATCAAGGTCCATGGAATCTTAGAAACCTGGTCATGGGATCAA GTGTGACTCCATTGATCAAACTTGTTAGGAAACTTTGGAACATACTTGTCATGAATCACACAGAGACAAAGGTATGGGAATTGATAAGTCTTCCAACACAAATAACATTCGATGCCACAAAACTaggaaattttaagtttgttgcgGAGCTTATGAGAGCAGATCCTGATTTGATGTGGGAAGTGGATGCTGAAAATCGAAGCATAATCCACATTGCTGTTCTGCATCGCAATTCGAGTATATTCAATCTTATACATGAAATAGGTGCCACCAAAGATTTGATTGTTACTTTTGAAGACCATGAAAAGAACAATATGTTGCATCATGCTGCAAAATTAGCACCTTCAGCTCAGCTCAAACGAATTTCTGGACCGGCTCTTCAAATGACACATGAACTACTATGGTTCCAG gaagTGGAGAAAATAATGTTACCATCATACAAAGACTTGAAAAATTGCGATGGCAAAACACCCCATGCATTATTCACTGAGGAGCACAAAGACTTATTAACAGAGGCAGCATCATGGACCAAGAACACAGCCAAAAACTGCATGCTTGTTTCAACACTCATTGCCACTGGAGTCTTCGCTGCAACCTTCAACCTCCCCGGTGGCCGCAACAGCACCACGGGAACCCCAACCTATTTAACGCAACCATTGTTCCTTACATTCGCCATCTCCGACGCAATCGCTCTTATATCATCTTCAGCTTCAATACTAATGTTCTTGTCCATTCTCGACTCAAGTTATGCAGAGGATAACTACTTCAGATCATTGCCTTTCAAGCTTCTATTTGGGTTGATTGCTCAATTCGTTTCCATCACAAGCATGATGATAGCGTTTGGTGTTTCTTTTTTCATCACATATTACCACGGTTCAAATTGGGTTCCAATTTTCATTTCCGTTCTTGCTTTTCTGCCAATACCGTTTTTCACATTGATTCTGTTTCCACTATCGACAGATATTATCCATTCATCTTATTTTTGTTTGACATTGTTTCGGCCAAGAAAACCATTGCTTTGCTGA